One part of the Terrimicrobium sacchariphilum genome encodes these proteins:
- the aroF gene encoding 3-deoxy-7-phosphoheptulonate synthase — protein MIIVLRPHASKEQIDQVLHEVEVLGYTPAPIHGATQTVIAAIGDERTHANLESLTAFPQVESVLRVQKRYKLASRESHPADTVINVDGVEVGGGKFGLMAGPCSVESEEQLMKTAHAVKAAGATILRGGAYKPRTSPYEFQGLGKEGLRLLALARKETGLKIITEVLSERDVEHVAETADILQIGARNAQNYQLLIEAAKSGKAVLLKRGMSERIEEWLLAAEYLLAHGNPNVFLCERGIRTFETYTRNTLDLAAVAIAKKESHLPVVIDPSQGCGRADLVISLCIGAVAMGADGLLIEVHPNPAEALSDGQQQVDFAGFQKLVASIQPFLQAVNKSAA, from the coding sequence ATGATCATCGTTCTTCGACCCCACGCCAGCAAGGAACAAATCGACCAGGTGCTTCACGAGGTCGAGGTGCTCGGGTACACGCCCGCACCCATTCATGGAGCGACGCAGACCGTGATCGCCGCCATCGGGGACGAGCGCACCCACGCCAACCTGGAGTCCCTCACCGCCTTTCCCCAGGTCGAGAGCGTCCTGCGCGTCCAGAAGCGTTACAAGCTGGCCAGCCGTGAATCCCATCCGGCCGATACAGTCATCAATGTCGATGGGGTAGAGGTCGGCGGCGGGAAATTTGGCCTCATGGCCGGTCCCTGTTCCGTGGAAAGCGAGGAGCAACTCATGAAGACCGCCCACGCCGTTAAGGCGGCGGGTGCGACCATCCTGCGCGGTGGGGCTTACAAGCCACGCACCTCTCCCTACGAATTCCAGGGCCTCGGCAAGGAAGGTCTGCGACTCCTCGCCCTCGCCCGTAAGGAAACCGGCCTGAAGATCATCACCGAGGTCCTGAGCGAGCGCGATGTGGAGCACGTCGCGGAAACCGCCGACATCCTGCAAATCGGCGCCCGCAATGCGCAGAATTACCAACTCCTCATCGAGGCGGCCAAAAGCGGCAAGGCCGTCCTGCTGAAGCGCGGCATGAGCGAGCGCATCGAGGAGTGGCTCCTCGCCGCCGAGTACCTGCTCGCCCACGGCAACCCGAATGTCTTTCTCTGCGAGCGGGGCATCCGCACCTTTGAAACCTACACTCGCAACACCCTCGACCTCGCCGCCGTGGCGATCGCCAAGAAGGAAAGCCACCTCCCGGTCGTCATCGATCCGAGCCAGGGGTGCGGGCGCGCCGATCTCGTAATCTCGCTCTGCATCGGCGCCGTCGCCATGGGCGCGGACGGTCTCCTCATCGAGGTGCATCCGAACCCTGCCGAGGCGCTCAGCGATGGCCAGCAGCAGGTGGATTTCGCCGGATTCCAGAAACTCGTAGCCTCCATCCAGCCCTTCCTCCAGGCGGTCAATAAATCCGCCGCCTAG
- a CDS encoding TIGR00730 family Rossman fold protein: protein MKDKEKADLIKSLISDVAQGRQAELLEEMVETVLRFGRDGAGIADLKLYSRAVRELRYATSVFSKYHGIRKVAVFGSARTKRESQEYQLAREFARRIVQHGYMIITGGGDGIMGAAQEGAGAEKSFGLNIRLPFEQRANEVIDGDPKLINFRYFFTRKLHFVKETHAFVLFPGGFGTHDEGFEVLTLMQTGKSAIVPIVFVDRPNGHYWETWRRFVSLDLLQQGLISPSDLNLFKITHSIEEAEAEILQFYKNFHSYRWVRQAMVIRIRQRLSDTALDALNRDFASLLVDGTITQGPALPEEAAEVQLADLPRIVLTPTKHDFGGIRALIDAINAAETQE, encoded by the coding sequence ATGAAAGATAAAGAGAAAGCAGACCTGATAAAAAGCCTCATTTCCGATGTTGCCCAAGGCCGCCAGGCCGAGTTGCTCGAGGAGATGGTAGAGACCGTCCTGCGTTTCGGACGCGACGGAGCCGGCATCGCCGACCTGAAGCTCTACAGCCGGGCCGTGCGCGAACTGCGCTACGCCACCAGTGTTTTCAGCAAATATCACGGCATCCGCAAGGTGGCTGTCTTCGGCAGCGCCCGGACGAAACGCGAGAGCCAGGAGTATCAACTGGCCCGCGAGTTTGCCCGGCGCATTGTCCAGCATGGATACATGATCATTACCGGGGGCGGAGATGGCATCATGGGTGCCGCTCAGGAGGGGGCTGGTGCGGAGAAGAGCTTTGGGCTGAATATCCGACTGCCCTTCGAGCAGCGGGCCAATGAGGTGATCGATGGCGATCCGAAGCTGATCAATTTTCGCTACTTTTTTACCCGCAAGCTGCATTTCGTGAAGGAAACCCACGCCTTTGTGCTTTTCCCTGGAGGATTCGGCACGCATGACGAGGGCTTTGAGGTGCTGACCCTCATGCAAACGGGCAAGAGTGCGATCGTTCCCATCGTCTTTGTCGATCGCCCAAATGGCCACTACTGGGAGACATGGCGGAGGTTTGTCTCGCTGGATTTGCTTCAGCAGGGGCTCATCTCACCCTCGGACCTGAATCTCTTCAAGATCACCCACAGTATCGAGGAAGCCGAGGCGGAGATTCTCCAGTTTTACAAGAACTTCCACTCCTACCGCTGGGTGCGGCAGGCCATGGTCATCCGCATCCGGCAGCGTCTCTCAGACACCGCTCTGGACGCGCTTAATCGCGACTTTGCCTCTCTGCTCGTCGATGGCACGATCACGCAGGGTCCGGCCTTGCCAGAGGAGGCGGCCGAGGTGCAACTGGCCGATCTGCCCCGCATCGTACTCACGCCGACCAAGCACGACTTTGGCGGCATCCGAGCGCTGATCGATGCGATCAACGCTGCGGAAACGCAGGAGTAG
- a CDS encoding HdeD family acid-resistance protein has translation MSIANPSHHGHSKSWLIFSGILSLVLGFLAISFPYFFSLIVTQVIGIFCLVSGFVSLGLAISGKKPDHRILNGIAALIRIGVGVALLLCAASGMKVITLIFAVFLILEGIVTTISAFRLRGHGGWGFFVFSGVIALVLGVMIYFQWPANTGWVIGTFYGINSIFSGVSLLGLGFGAPKASA, from the coding sequence ATGAGCATCGCAAATCCTTCCCACCACGGGCACAGCAAAAGCTGGCTGATTTTCTCGGGCATTCTCTCCCTCGTCCTCGGCTTCCTTGCGATCAGCTTCCCATATTTCTTTTCGCTCATCGTCACCCAGGTCATCGGTATTTTCTGCCTGGTGAGCGGCTTCGTTTCCCTCGGCCTGGCCATTTCGGGCAAAAAGCCTGATCACCGGATCCTTAATGGCATCGCCGCGCTCATTCGTATCGGCGTGGGCGTTGCCCTGCTGCTTTGCGCCGCCTCGGGAATGAAGGTCATCACGCTGATCTTCGCCGTCTTTCTGATCCTGGAAGGCATCGTCACCACGATCAGCGCCTTCCGGCTGCGCGGTCACGGCGGTTGGGGATTCTTTGTTTTTTCCGGTGTGATCGCATTAGTCCTCGGCGTGATGATCTACTTCCAGTGGCCCGCGAATACGGGTTGGGTGATCGGCACCTTTTACGGGATCAACTCGATCTTCTCCGGCGTCTCGCTCCTCGGCCTCGGATTTGGTGCTCCCAAAGCCTCGGCCTGA
- a CDS encoding class I SAM-dependent methyltransferase has protein sequence MESLWPEELEQGLIPTDDNMGIMTRELGPAAREFVALSKSATRPLLDIGAAYGNATLPALKNGATVVAVDLSPTELAILQQSAGAEEQKRLVVMPARFPEELSLLDASVAGVLGGQVLHFLDGPRLEEALGRIYRWLIPGGQLFAITITPSLSYYRKYWDEFHARKARGDRWPGVLNPKEVASPEWRDRLPDMIHLFDKDILGRAVREAGFEIESLEYFCFENFPDKHRTDGREFLSLTAMKPR, from the coding sequence ATGGAATCGCTGTGGCCTGAAGAGTTGGAACAAGGGCTTATCCCGACCGACGACAACATGGGTATCATGACCCGGGAGCTCGGCCCGGCCGCCCGGGAATTTGTGGCATTGTCGAAATCGGCCACGCGGCCGCTGCTGGACATCGGAGCTGCCTATGGCAATGCTACCTTGCCAGCCCTGAAAAATGGCGCCACGGTCGTGGCGGTCGATCTCTCTCCAACGGAACTGGCCATCCTCCAGCAATCCGCCGGAGCCGAGGAGCAAAAGCGCCTCGTTGTGATGCCTGCCCGTTTCCCGGAGGAACTCAGCCTGCTCGATGCCTCCGTGGCTGGAGTGCTCGGGGGCCAGGTCCTGCATTTTCTCGATGGTCCAAGATTGGAGGAGGCCCTCGGCAGGATCTATCGGTGGTTGATTCCCGGAGGACAGCTTTTCGCCATCACGATCACGCCAAGTCTGAGCTATTACCGAAAGTACTGGGATGAGTTCCACGCTCGGAAAGCCCGAGGCGATCGATGGCCCGGAGTCCTCAATCCCAAGGAAGTCGCCTCCCCGGAATGGCGGGACAGGCTTCCGGATATGATCCACCTCTTTGATAAGGATATCCTCGGGCGAGCCGTGCGCGAGGCCGGCTTTGAAATCGAATCCCTGGAGTATTTCTGCTTTGAAAATTTTCCTGACAAGCACCGGACGGATGGAAGGGAATTCCTGAGCCTTACCGCGATGAAACCACGGTAA
- a CDS encoding tyrosine-type recombinase/integrase, with amino-acid sequence MSAWDWLSDRQKERTRGLDISTERKSGARSVSRLVDLYLETRKDKSGYNTTRNHLEKLRSEFGGLPIDDISPLKARRWIEGIPLAPRTRWGIYSSCRSFAAWAGRYEFAAGNPFAVMEEPEKGEPPKVILTVAQMKALLAAEMPVYMRSWIVLGGFAGIRTEELLRMTWNAVNLEEKEIHVSREAIKRTRGGMRERYVSMLPAVIRHSPQGQSGKIIPVARTTFHYHAKRIAKAVFNIEDGWPHNCLRHSFASYHLAMWEDSGKTAHQMGHTSPNMVHQNYARAVKKKEATEWWAL; translated from the coding sequence ATGTCCGCTTGGGACTGGCTCTCTGATCGTCAGAAGGAACGCACCCGAGGGCTGGATATTTCAACGGAGCGCAAATCTGGTGCGCGATCAGTTTCAAGGCTGGTGGATTTGTACCTTGAGACCCGAAAGGACAAGTCCGGGTATAATACGACCCGGAACCACCTCGAAAAGCTCCGGTCGGAGTTTGGCGGGCTACCGATCGACGATATTTCACCCTTGAAGGCTCGGCGCTGGATAGAGGGCATTCCTCTGGCTCCTCGGACGCGCTGGGGGATTTACTCTTCATGCAGATCCTTTGCGGCCTGGGCAGGCCGGTATGAGTTCGCCGCTGGGAATCCGTTCGCCGTCATGGAGGAACCAGAGAAAGGGGAGCCTCCAAAGGTGATTTTGACCGTGGCGCAAATGAAGGCGCTCCTCGCTGCGGAGATGCCCGTCTATATGCGCTCATGGATCGTTCTCGGGGGATTTGCCGGGATACGCACTGAGGAACTTCTGCGTATGACGTGGAATGCGGTCAACCTGGAGGAGAAGGAAATCCATGTTTCCCGGGAGGCGATCAAGCGGACCAGGGGAGGAATGCGTGAGCGGTACGTGTCGATGCTCCCGGCGGTGATTCGCCATAGCCCGCAGGGCCAGAGCGGGAAAATCATCCCGGTTGCCAGGACTACGTTTCACTACCACGCCAAGAGGATTGCGAAGGCTGTTTTCAACATCGAAGACGGCTGGCCGCACAACTGCTTGCGCCATTCCTTTGCCAGCTACCATCTCGCCATGTGGGAAGATTCGGGGAAGACGGCTCACCAGATGGGACACACGTCGCCAAACATGGTGCATCAAAACTACGCCCGGGCGGTGAAGAAAAAGGAAGCCACAGAGTGGTGGGCGCTATGA
- a CDS encoding helix-turn-helix domain-containing protein: MSATTQSQADAILAYLRAKGRITPMEALRKFGSFRLGARIYDLKRRGFMIHTKLIERRGKRFAQYEMSNDQPDHAK, translated from the coding sequence ATGAGCGCGACAACCCAATCCCAGGCCGACGCGATCTTGGCGTACCTTCGCGCTAAGGGGCGGATTACACCGATGGAGGCGCTGCGTAAGTTCGGATCGTTCCGTCTTGGAGCGCGGATTTACGACCTTAAGCGCCGTGGCTTTATGATCCATACAAAGCTTATCGAGAGGCGCGGAAAGCGGTTCGCGCAGTACGAGATGAGCAACGACCAGCCGGATCACGCGAAATGA